A stretch of DNA from Candidatus Thermoplasmatota archaeon:
AGTTCGCGGTCAAGGTCGTTGACCCCATCGTCATCAGGGCGGAGATTTTCAACAACGGCCCTGTGGACGCTCTGAACGTAACTGCCAAGTTCTTCGCGGACGGCGTGCTACTGCACACACAGACCTTCAATCTGTCAGCCAACTCCTTGACGGCCCTGATATACAACTGGACTTTCCTGAAGATCAAGGAGGGGAAGCATGTCATCACCGTCTCCATCGACGACTCCGGCAGTGTGGTGGAGTTCAGCAATGGGAACAACATGTTCTCCCAGACGTTCTATGTCGAGCAGACCAGCAACCCAATAGGCGGCGTACTGACGATTGCGGTGATCATATTGTCCGTGTTCGTCGGGCTGATGTACCTGCAGAAGCCCATAAGACGCAAGAAGTAGTGGCCTGAAGGCAAACCGCTCCGCATGTCACCTGCATTCTTTTGGCATAATATCATATACAGAGGCGACTTTACTTCGCCAACCAAAATGGAGCGATGACCTTGTCAGAAGGTATACTTGAGATAAACGACTCGAACTTCGAAGCCACCGTGAAGTCATCCGCAAAGTTGGTTGTAGATTGCTGGGCACCCTGGTGCGGCCCATGCAAGATGCTGGCGCCAACGTTCGCTGCGCTCGCGAAGGACTACAATGGAAAGGTGGCTTTTGCGAAGCTCGATACGGACGAGAGCCCGAAGACCGCGATGGCGCTCGGGATTCACAGCATCCCGACCCTGATATTCTTCAAGGACGGGAAACAGATCGATACACTGACCGGGGCTCACCCGAGGGCCAACATCGAGGCAGTGCTCAAGAAGCATTTCTAGCGCCACATCAGGCCTTCTTCAGGACCTCTTCGATCTTCTCATGCAGGTTCCTAGCGCTCGCGGCGACGGCCACCTCGCCTCTGGTCTTCTCCAAGAGGCTCCTGGCGACGTCCTGCTTGTGCCGCAGAGGGACTATCGCCTCGGGGTAGTCGAACCTCATGATGGCCGTGAACACGTCCTCCATGAGCTCGAGGAAGTGATTCGCCCGGGCTATCTTCCCAACCTTCAGCTCATCTAGGCAGAACCTCCTTAGCTCGCCGACGCTGTCGCCTAGCCCGAGAAGGTACGGAACGCTGCCGATGCCCAGAT
This window harbors:
- the trxA gene encoding thioredoxin gives rise to the protein MTLSEGILEINDSNFEATVKSSAKLVVDCWAPWCGPCKMLAPTFAALAKDYNGKVAFAKLDTDESPKTAMALGIHSIPTLIFFKDGKQIDTLTGAHPRANIEAVLKKHF